In one window of Notolabrus celidotus isolate fNotCel1 chromosome 17, fNotCel1.pri, whole genome shotgun sequence DNA:
- the apodb gene encoding apolipoprotein Db → MTAVYLLLLLLPLVSAQTYHWGPCPEPKVQPSFSVQQYLGRWYEIEKLPASFERGKCIEANYAVRQDGTIQVLNSQFYKEKTRKVEGTAVIQDMREPARLGVSFSYFTPYSPYWVLTTDYTNMAVVYSCTDILHIFHIDFAWILSRSRFPPADAVEYARNVLINEGIDTFRMKSTDQRGCKDD, encoded by the exons ATGACAGCCgtttacctcctcctcctgctgctgcctctggTGTCAGCGCAGACCTATCACTGGGGTCCTTGTCCTGAACCTAAGGTGCAACCTAGCTTCAGCGTTCAACAG TATCTGGGTCGCTGGTATGAGATCGAGAAGCTGCCTGCTTCCTTTGAGAGAGGGAAGTGCATCGAGGCGAACTACGCTGTGAGGCAAGATGGCACCATTCAGGTGCTCAACTCTCAGTTCTA TAAAGAGAAGACGAGGAAAGTAGAGGGGACCGCAGTGATTCAAGATATGAGAGAACCGGCCCGGCTTGGAGTCAGCTTCTCGTATT TCACTCCCTACAGCCCGTACTGGGTTCTGACCACCGACTACACCAATATGGCCGTCGTGTATTCCTGCACAGACATCCTCCACATTTTCCACATCGACTTCGCCTGGATCCTCAGCCGGTCACGCTTCCCACCTGCAGATGCTGTAGAGTATGCCAGAAATGTGCTGATAAATGAAGGGATTGATACTTTCAGGATGAAGTCCACAGATCAGCGTGGCTGCAAGGACGActag
- the otos gene encoding otospiralin → MVWRGLCDVTRWGLLGICNQLQVDKPASSGQTSFKWTLKELQFFFISTLDFIQLEVVPQQTKEEQQHLSAQLHRPCTGGKMKLLIWISVLLCLFAGHLSEARVIPEGVPYDEPPAVPYWPYSTSDFWNYIEYFRSIGAYNHINEMARAFFAHQHLGDTLGYESNAGHEH, encoded by the exons atggtcTGGCGTGGTCTCTGTGATGTGACCCGTTG GGGACTCCTTGGCATTTGCaaccagcttcaagtggacaaaccagcttcaagtggacaaaccagcttcaagtggacactcaaggaactgcagttttttttcatctctACATTGGACTTCATTCAACTGGAGGTTGT accacAGCAGACCAAGGAGGAACAGCAGCATCTCTCTGCACAGCTCCACAGACCCTGTACAG gAGGAAAGATGAAGCTGTTGATCTGGATTAGTGTTCTCCTATGCCTTTTCGCCGGACATCTCAgtg AGGCCAGAGTCATCCCAGAGGGAG TACCATATGACGAACCACCAGCTGTCCCCTACTGGCCTTACTCCACCTCTGACTTCTGGAACTACATCGAATACTTCAGATCCATCGGTGCCTACAACCACATCAACGAGATGGCCCGGGCCTTCTTCGCCCACCAGCACCTCGGGGACACCCTGGGATATGAGAGCAACGCTGGGCATGAGCACTGA